One region of Rhizoctonia solani chromosome 9, complete sequence genomic DNA includes:
- a CDS encoding Retrotransposable element Tf2 protein: MKIHNVFYMGLLSKVLKSPSQLFPSRPPPETIEGEEKYEVEQILDSKQKKGKWLYLIKWKGYRPEDNSWEPKNLMEHAKEEKKCFNQARLKKAHESAKSL, translated from the coding sequence ATGAAAATCCATAATGTCTTCTACATGGGACTACTGTCAAAAGTCCTCAAATCCCCAAGCCAACTATTTCCATCCAGACCTCCCCCTgagacaatagaaggggaagagaaATATGAGGTAGAACAAATCCTGGACTCAAAACAAAAGAAAGGAAAATGGCTTTACCttataaaatggaaaggatacagaccagaagacaactcatgggaaccaaaAAACCTTATGGAACATGCAAAGGAGGAAAAAAAGTGCTTCAACCAGGCAAGGCTCAAAAAGGCTCATGAatctgccaagagcctttga
- a CDS encoding Transposon Tf2-1 polyprotein, translated as MSTQPSTFVHANPNALSVPTNIQEIPAWAQEIKNLLLAMNQNLSLVIGQVAAHHTDIGTTQATLNNHDSSITNLDALIVKLGADIAKIGTAAASGSSLALATKAPKLATPDKFDGSDKNKAISFRVAVSHYLRISYPGSTVDEQIAFIISCLDGKAHEWLEPYLEEDVVKGNPVSWLHNLDAFWLQFNARWNVQNRTENFCAKLRTLKQTKGVQDYYKDFQTYSQGLGYNDPSLRDMFYDGLSHKIKETLMVQDYDHADASVTLATLAEKALKVDQRLEQFAAQHKGSSSSSNQSGSKSSTSTSAAAQGAPRDKLSVGEQVYAIVDGKAKKGVLQKIGQNAKGIAVPIVKWNDGTTMDVTFKTIKKDNHPATATSIPAPKASSSSSLRNSGPSPMDLDSASSKGKKPIICATCGGRGHYANQCPSKSYSGHEAHISEDELENGDL; from the coding sequence ATGTCAACCCAACCCTCTACCTTTGTGCATGCCAACCCCAATGCGCTGTCtgtccccaccaatatccaggagatacctgcgtgggcccaggagatcaaaaacctcctcctggctatgaaCCAAAATCTATCCTTGGTCATAGGACAAGTGGCTGCCCACCATACAGACATTGGCACCACTCAGGCTACCCTCAACAACCATGACAGTAGCATCACCAATCTTGATGCCCTCATTGTTAAACTTGgggctgatattgccaaaataggCACTGCGGCTGCGTCTGGTTCCTCTCTTGCCTtggctaccaaggctcccaAACTTGCAAcgccagacaaatttgatggGTCTGACAAAAATAAGGCAATCTCTTTTAGGGTTGCTGTAtctcattatctcaggatctcatatcctggctcaacagtggatgagcaaattGCTTTTATTATctcctgcctggatggcaaggcccatgagtggcttgagccctatCTAGAAGAGGACGTTGTGAAAGGGAACCCAGTCtcttggctccacaatctggatgccttctggctgcaattcaatgcacgctggaatgtccaaaataggacaGAGAATTTCTGCGCCAAGCTGCGCACCCTTAAACAAACCAAGGGGGTCCAAGATTattacaaggacttccagacctattctcaaggtcttggttaCAACGACCCCTCTCTTAGGGAtatgttctatgatggcctatcccacaaaattaaggaaactctcatggttcaagattatgaccatgcagatgcctctgtcactcttgcaactcttgcagagaaggcccttaaggtggATCAACGCCTAGAGCAGTTTGCGGCCCAGCACAAGGGTTcatcctcctcttcaaaccaatctggaagcaaatccagcacctctacgtcagcagcagcccagggagcgcccagggataaactgtctgttggggaacaggtgtatgcaattgtggatggaaaggcaAAGAAGGGGGTCCTCCAAAAAATTGGCCAGAATGCCAAAGGGATTGCAGTTCCAATTGTTaagtggaatgatggcaccaccatggaTGTTACCTTCAAAACTATCAAGAAGGATAACCATCCAGCCACTGCCACCTCCAttcctgctcccaaggcttcctcctcctcctccttgcgcAATTCTGGTCCTTCCCCTATGGACTTAGATTCTGCCTCttcaaaaggcaaaaaacccattatatgcgcaacatgtggaggtaggggacactatgccaatcaatgcccctccaaatcctactctggccatgaggcccatatctctgaggatgagttggaaaatggggacctctga